The following proteins are co-located in the Acinetobacter sp. NCu2D-2 genome:
- a CDS encoding putative porin, whose product MLKQLALATALVATFGTAHAYQAELGGTIALVDPDNGDSSTGFAVDGTYYFNPVQVKNSPLNEAAFLNRSSNINAEISYIDYDAYDLTTFGLGVEYYVPNSDFYVSGNIGQFSEDTPIGDFDTTVYAAEVGYLPAPGLLLALGLQGYDNDLGDNVDPTIRAKYVTKVGAYDMNFEGGATFGDLDAYQLGADLYLDKTLSVGLGFSDSELEGSDVFTIRAKKFFNQQVSVEGSINFADEGNILAVRGAYRF is encoded by the coding sequence ATGTTAAAACAACTTGCTCTTGCGACTGCTTTGGTCGCTACTTTTGGGACAGCTCATGCCTATCAAGCTGAATTAGGCGGAACAATTGCCTTAGTTGATCCAGACAATGGTGATTCTTCGACTGGGTTTGCAGTTGATGGAACTTATTACTTCAATCCTGTTCAAGTAAAAAATTCACCATTAAATGAAGCCGCTTTTTTAAATCGTTCAAGCAATATCAACGCTGAAATTTCTTATATTGACTATGATGCCTATGACCTGACAACTTTTGGTTTAGGTGTTGAATACTACGTACCAAATTCTGATTTTTATGTCAGTGGTAACATCGGACAATTCAGCGAAGATACCCCGATCGGTGATTTTGACACGACTGTCTATGCAGCTGAAGTAGGTTATTTACCTGCACCAGGTTTACTACTTGCTCTTGGTTTACAAGGCTATGATAACGATCTTGGCGATAATGTTGACCCAACGATTCGTGCTAAGTATGTCACTAAAGTGGGTGCTTATGATATGAACTTCGAGGGTGGTGCTACTTTTGGAGATTTAGATGCTTATCAACTTGGAGCAGATCTTTATCTCGATAAAACTTTAAGTGTGGGTCTCGGCTTCTCTGACAGTGAGCTTGAAGGGAGTGATGTCTTCACAATTCGCGCTAAGAAATTCTTTAACCAACAAGTCAGTGTTGAAGGTTCAATTAACTTTGCCGATGAAGGCAACATCTTAGCTGTACGTGGGGCTTACCGCTTCTAA
- a CDS encoding putative porin — MKKLAIASALLSALAISGTANAYQAEVGASAGLIDPDNGSSSGSFGVDGKYYFNPVQTRNAPLAEAAFLDRASNVGAKYQYDEVGDDERHQYGVSAEYFVPNSDFYVSGNVGRDDRKYASGADFDETVYGAEVGYLPAPGLLIAAGVKGYDNDYDDGVDPTLRAKYVTTLSNGKDINLEAGAAFGDLDEYNLAADYYIDKTLSVGVDYYSKDTGPADTNEFGVSARKFFTSQVSLEGRVGFGEIGNNDYNKFGVAAKYRF, encoded by the coding sequence ATGAAAAAATTAGCAATCGCTTCAGCACTTTTATCAGCTTTAGCAATCAGCGGTACTGCAAATGCGTACCAAGCAGAAGTTGGTGCATCAGCAGGTCTAATCGATCCAGATAACGGTAGCTCAAGTGGCTCATTTGGTGTAGACGGCAAATACTACTTCAATCCTGTACAAACACGTAATGCGCCACTTGCAGAAGCTGCGTTCTTAGACCGCGCGAGCAACGTAGGTGCAAAATATCAATATGACGAAGTTGGTGATGATGAACGTCATCAATATGGCGTAAGTGCTGAATATTTCGTTCCAAATTCTGACTTCTATGTAAGTGGTAATGTTGGACGTGATGACCGTAAATATGCTTCTGGCGCTGACTTCGATGAAACAGTTTACGGTGCCGAAGTTGGTTACCTTCCTGCTCCAGGTTTATTAATCGCTGCAGGTGTTAAAGGCTATGACAACGATTATGACGATGGTGTCGACCCAACTTTACGTGCGAAATACGTAACCACTTTATCGAATGGTAAAGACATCAACTTAGAAGCGGGTGCAGCTTTCGGTGACCTAGATGAATACAATCTAGCTGCAGACTACTACATCGATAAAACATTGAGTGTTGGTGTGGATTACTACAGCAAAGACACTGGTCCTGCAGATACGAACGAATTCGGTGTAAGTGCTCGTAAGTTCTTTACATCACAAGTGAGCCTTGAAGGTCGCGTAGGCTTTGGTGAGATTGGTAACAATGACTACAACAAGTTTGGTGTAGCTGCGAAATACCGTTTCTAA
- the prfB gene encoding peptide chain release factor 2 (programmed frameshift), whose protein sequence is MEINPYLLQLKDLSERGQTLRGYLDYDLKKERLEEVLRELEDPAIWNDQNRAQAMAKEKGELENVINVLDGLSTQLEDAQAMLDLAVEADEEEMLADVQAELTAAEEELAKLEFRRMFNNPMDPNPCYVEIQAGSGGTEAQDWASMLLRMYLRWIERHGFKAEVMEESDGDVAGIKSATIRVEGEYAYGWLRTESGVHRLVRKSPFDSGNRRHTSFSAVFVSPEVDDNIEIEINPADVRTDTYRASGAGGQHINKTDSAVRLTHAPTGIVVACQNQRSQHANRDHAWKQLRAKLYELEMKKRNEAAQALEDTKSDIGWGSQIRSYVLDDSRIKDLRTGVENSNTGAVLDGDLDKFIEASLKQGL, encoded by the exons GTGGAAATTAATCCGTATCTATTGCAGCTAAAAGACTTAAGCGAACGTGGTCAAACCTTACGGGGGTATCTT GACTACGATCTGAAAAAAGAACGTTTAGAAGAAGTTCTACGTGAATTAGAAGATCCTGCAATCTGGAATGATCAAAATCGTGCGCAAGCGATGGCGAAAGAAAAAGGCGAACTTGAAAACGTTATTAATGTTTTAGATGGTTTGTCGACTCAACTTGAAGATGCACAAGCAATGTTGGATTTGGCTGTAGAAGCTGATGAAGAAGAAATGCTGGCAGATGTACAAGCAGAATTAACTGCAGCTGAAGAAGAATTAGCGAAGTTAGAATTCCGCCGTATGTTTAACAATCCGATGGATCCGAACCCTTGCTATGTTGAAATTCAGGCAGGTTCAGGCGGTACAGAAGCACAGGATTGGGCTTCAATGTTACTTCGTATGTATTTGCGTTGGATTGAGCGTCATGGCTTTAAAGCAGAAGTCATGGAAGAATCTGACGGGGATGTTGCGGGGATTAAATCTGCTACGATTCGTGTTGAAGGTGAGTATGCTTATGGTTGGTTGCGTACTGAATCAGGCGTACATCGTCTAGTGCGTAAGTCACCATTCGACTCGGGTAACCGTCGCCATACCTCATTCTCGGCTGTGTTCGTTTCACCAGAAGTTGACGATAATATCGAGATTGAAATTAACCCTGCAGATGTTCGTACCGATACTTACCGTGCATCAGGTGCGGGTGGTCAGCACATTAACAAAACTGATTCTGCCGTGCGTTTAACTCACGCACCCACAGGTATTGTGGTGGCGTGTCAGAACCAGCGTTCACAACATGCCAACCGTGACCATGCATGGAAACAATTACGTGCAAAACTCTATGAACTAGAGATGAAAAAACGTAATGAAGCCGCTCAAGCTCTTGAAGATACTAAGTCTGACATCGGTTGGGGTAGCCAAATCCGTTCTTATGTGTTGGATGACTCACGTATTAAGGACTTACGTACAGGTGTTGAAAACTCAAACACAGGTGCGGTTCTAGACGGCGACTTAGACAAATTTATTGAAGCAAGTTTAAAACAAGGTCTGTAA
- a CDS encoding ArsR/SmtB family transcription factor, protein MDVDLIYKALSNPTRRQILQWLKTPAQYFPEEECLDFSRGVCAGQIERLGQVSQSTMSNHLSVLQQAGLITANKHGQWSYFSRNETLIQQYIEHLQQHL, encoded by the coding sequence ATGGACGTTGATCTGATTTATAAAGCACTATCTAACCCGACGCGTCGTCAAATTTTGCAGTGGTTGAAAACTCCTGCACAATATTTTCCAGAAGAAGAATGTCTGGATTTTTCGCGTGGTGTATGTGCAGGGCAGATTGAACGTTTAGGACAAGTCTCTCAGTCCACCATGTCAAATCATTTGTCTGTTTTACAGCAGGCAGGTCTTATTACTGCCAATAAGCATGGGCAGTGGTCATATTTCTCCCGCAACGAAACTTTGATTCAGCAATACATCGAACATCTACAACAACACCTCTAA
- a CDS encoding alkene reductase — protein MAELNTPLTLGALALKNRVIMAPLTRSRATPDRVPTDMMVEYYAQRASSGLIISEATVISEEANGYLNTPGLFTDAQVEGWKKVTQAVHDKGGLIVAQLWHVGRVSDPELLNGETPVSASSVQQAGLVSLLRPKRPYVLPRPLEIKEIHAITEQFKQAAIRAKEAGFDGVELHAANGYLIDQFLQTKTNKREDEYGGSVENRARFLLEVVDQLIEVWGADRVGVHLAPRGDEHDMGDDDPRETFGYAMEQLGKRQIAFFFTREYLAEDSISEYMKQRSNGVPYIANMRLSRDDAIHLLQSGKADAVAFGKAYIANPDLYERLVQDAPLNELKLENMIGTNVAEGYIDYPTLEQL, from the coding sequence ATGGCTGAATTAAATACCCCTTTAACGTTGGGTGCGCTTGCACTTAAGAACCGTGTCATTATGGCGCCATTGACGCGTAGTCGTGCGACCCCTGATCGTGTGCCGACTGACATGATGGTCGAGTACTATGCACAGCGTGCCAGTAGCGGCTTAATCATCTCTGAAGCAACGGTAATTTCTGAAGAAGCCAATGGCTATTTAAATACCCCGGGACTTTTTACAGATGCACAAGTTGAGGGCTGGAAAAAAGTCACGCAAGCTGTACACGATAAAGGTGGTTTAATTGTCGCTCAGCTTTGGCATGTCGGACGTGTATCGGATCCTGAATTATTGAATGGTGAAACACCTGTTTCAGCGAGTAGTGTGCAACAAGCAGGGCTTGTGAGTTTATTGCGTCCAAAACGTCCTTATGTGTTACCGCGTCCGCTTGAAATTAAAGAAATTCATGCGATTACAGAACAATTCAAACAAGCCGCGATTCGTGCCAAAGAAGCAGGGTTTGATGGCGTTGAATTGCATGCTGCGAATGGTTATCTCATTGATCAATTCCTGCAAACGAAAACCAATAAAAGAGAAGATGAATACGGTGGTTCAGTTGAAAACCGCGCACGTTTCTTACTTGAAGTGGTTGACCAACTGATTGAAGTTTGGGGCGCAGATCGTGTTGGGGTGCATCTTGCACCACGTGGTGATGAACATGATATGGGTGATGATGATCCACGTGAAACCTTTGGCTATGCAATGGAGCAATTGGGTAAACGTCAAATTGCGTTCTTCTTTACCCGTGAATATTTGGCAGAAGACAGTATTTCTGAGTATATGAAGCAGCGTTCGAATGGTGTGCCATACATTGCAAATATGCGTCTAAGCCGTGACGATGCCATTCATTTACTGCAATCGGGTAAAGCAGATGCTGTAGCCTTTGGTAAAGCGTATATTGCCAATCCAGATCTTTATGAGCGATTGGTTCAAGATGCACCACTCAATGAACTCAAACTTGAAAATATGATTGGGACCAATGTGGCTGAAGGCTATATTGATTATCCAACTTTAGAACAACTTTAA
- a CDS encoding 3-deoxy-D-manno-octulosonic acid transferase yields the protein MATPFWYNTALALIKPLYQSRLRKRAESPEQLQQELLERFGPFQTPKNQHAIWFHVVSVGETNAAQPIIEHYLKQGQKVLVTNTTKTGQARAKALFEKAPYLDQFQAVYLPADQKHLIQAFYQKYQPKLLLLMETELWPNLIDQAQAFHVPCILLNARLSEKSAKGYGKVKSLTVPMLKGLTQLLAQDQSSYQRFLALGAVPNKTHVLGSVKFDITAPQSFIERAKVLVQDWQLHNRKVLLLASTHAPEEKEILAELKSALIQDSSLVCIVVPRHPERFDEVFEAAQRLGLQTQRRSLGETIQSDTQVYLADSMGELWLWYCLSQVCYVGGSLNEPGGGHNILEPIACQVPTLLGKNYFNFQTIVDEFVEAQAVEVVNDAQHAAQTMLDILVNADKAQRLNDAAQKIMQQNQGALHKHIQVIDQYL from the coding sequence TTGGCTACTCCATTTTGGTATAACACTGCTTTAGCGCTGATTAAACCCTTATATCAATCACGTCTGCGTAAACGTGCGGAAAGTCCTGAGCAGCTACAACAAGAATTATTAGAACGTTTTGGTCCTTTTCAGACCCCAAAAAATCAACATGCCATTTGGTTCCATGTGGTATCCGTAGGGGAAACCAATGCAGCACAACCGATTATTGAGCATTATCTGAAGCAAGGACAAAAGGTATTGGTGACCAATACCACCAAAACAGGGCAGGCACGTGCCAAAGCACTTTTTGAAAAAGCACCATATCTCGATCAATTTCAAGCTGTGTATTTGCCTGCAGATCAAAAGCATCTCATTCAAGCGTTTTATCAGAAGTATCAGCCAAAACTATTACTGCTGATGGAAACAGAATTGTGGCCAAATTTAATTGATCAGGCGCAAGCCTTTCATGTGCCATGTATTTTATTAAATGCCCGTCTTTCCGAAAAATCTGCCAAAGGTTATGGCAAAGTAAAAAGTCTGACCGTGCCCATGTTAAAAGGGCTAACGCAGCTTTTAGCACAAGATCAATCGTCTTATCAGCGCTTTCTTGCGTTGGGCGCAGTACCAAATAAAACCCATGTGCTCGGCAGTGTGAAGTTTGATATTACAGCCCCTCAAAGTTTTATTGAGCGGGCAAAAGTATTGGTGCAAGACTGGCAGCTGCACAACCGAAAAGTCTTGCTGCTTGCCAGTACCCATGCTCCTGAAGAAAAAGAGATTTTGGCAGAACTCAAATCTGCTTTAATTCAAGATTCATCGTTAGTGTGTATAGTTGTTCCACGTCATCCTGAACGGTTCGATGAAGTTTTTGAAGCTGCACAGCGCTTAGGACTGCAAACCCAGCGTCGCAGTTTGGGCGAGACGATTCAATCTGATACGCAAGTCTATTTGGCGGATTCCATGGGTGAGTTATGGCTGTGGTATTGCTTAAGTCAAGTCTGTTATGTGGGCGGTTCACTCAATGAACCAGGCGGGGGACATAATATTTTGGAACCCATTGCCTGTCAGGTACCTACATTGTTAGGTAAGAATTATTTTAATTTCCAAACGATTGTAGATGAGTTTGTGGAAGCGCAAGCAGTTGAAGTGGTAAATGATGCTCAGCACGCTGCACAGACGATGTTGGATATTTTGGTGAATGCTGATAAGGCACAGCGTTTAAATGATGCAGCTCAAAAGATTATGCAGCAGAATCAAGGTGCTTTACATAAGCATATTCAGGTGATTGATCAATATCTTTAA
- a CDS encoding 16S rRNA (uracil(1498)-N(3))-methyltransferase — MNIVLLDPRQTEADVWSITSKRQIEHLQQHLGIQVGDTLKVGIREGKRYLTEIVEITDKAVKIKPLHEEIVPKKLPVTLIVALPRPKVLRRLIMDAVTLGVEKIILIHSYRVDKSYWQTPFLQQLDHYVELGLEQAGDTIAPKIELHKRFKPFVEDVLPGLIDENCPAYVGHPYAAENMPSHIDHACTIVIGPEGGFIPYEIELLIKNGCQALSLGNRIIRTETVIPYILGRLFSAT, encoded by the coding sequence ATGAATATCGTTCTTCTTGACCCTCGGCAAACTGAAGCAGATGTATGGTCTATTACTTCTAAACGTCAGATTGAGCATTTGCAGCAGCATTTGGGCATTCAAGTTGGGGATACGCTGAAAGTTGGGATTCGTGAAGGCAAACGCTATCTAACTGAAATTGTCGAAATCACGGATAAAGCTGTCAAAATTAAACCACTACATGAAGAAATAGTTCCCAAAAAGTTACCTGTCACGTTAATTGTAGCTTTGCCACGTCCCAAGGTTCTACGTCGCTTGATCATGGATGCAGTCACCTTGGGTGTCGAAAAAATTATTTTAATTCATAGTTATCGCGTGGATAAAAGCTACTGGCAAACGCCGTTTTTACAGCAATTAGATCATTATGTTGAACTTGGTTTGGAGCAGGCGGGAGATACGATTGCACCTAAAATCGAGCTACATAAGCGCTTTAAACCTTTTGTTGAAGATGTGCTGCCGGGTTTGATTGACGAGAATTGTCCTGCCTATGTAGGGCATCCGTATGCAGCCGAGAATATGCCCTCACATATTGATCATGCCTGTACGATTGTGATTGGTCCGGAAGGCGGATTTATTCCTTATGAAATTGAACTGCTCATAAAAAACGGTTGCCAAGCACTGAGTCTTGGCAACCGTATTATCCGTACTGAAACGGTGATTCCCTATATATTAGGTCGTTTGTTTAGCGCGACCTGA
- a CDS encoding mechanosensitive ion channel family protein, which yields MAEKNNALSDVTEGTSQLLHDATEKTAQTVLEHTAKYNDAYSTIDKFVDGFWERVPYICIALVVFTIFYFLSKLFKFFVRKAIGERSYSKQNLVLVLNRVGTSAILFIGFLIAMVVAIPGFTPGQLMSALGIGSVAIGFAFKDIFQNLLSGVLILLGEPFKIGDDIVVSGFEGTVEDIQIRATFLRSPEGKRIVIPNATVYTSAVTVVTAYTRRRCQFVVGIGYEDDIQKAKNIIMAILDKDQSILSQPAFSVNVSQLADFSINLTVTWWVDTQETTTGNSISAVQEYVIEAFAEHSISIPYPVQEVKVYRGEGEDTSGRAKQTT from the coding sequence GTGGCTGAAAAAAACAATGCTCTAAGCGATGTGACCGAAGGTACATCTCAGCTTTTGCATGATGCAACTGAAAAAACCGCACAAACTGTGCTAGAGCACACAGCTAAATACAACGATGCATATTCAACGATCGATAAGTTTGTCGATGGTTTTTGGGAACGTGTCCCGTATATCTGCATCGCGCTGGTGGTTTTTACAATTTTCTATTTCTTGTCAAAACTCTTTAAGTTCTTTGTTCGCAAAGCCATTGGTGAGCGCAGTTACAGCAAGCAGAACCTTGTATTAGTGCTGAACCGTGTCGGGACATCTGCGATCTTATTCATTGGTTTCTTAATCGCGATGGTCGTTGCCATTCCTGGCTTCACACCAGGTCAGTTAATGAGTGCGTTGGGGATTGGTTCTGTCGCAATCGGTTTCGCGTTTAAGGACATTTTCCAAAACTTACTTTCAGGCGTTCTGATTTTACTTGGCGAACCGTTCAAAATTGGTGACGACATTGTGGTTTCTGGTTTTGAAGGGACAGTTGAAGATATTCAGATCCGCGCAACGTTCCTACGCTCGCCTGAAGGCAAACGTATCGTGATTCCAAACGCAACGGTTTACACCAGTGCCGTGACTGTTGTGACCGCATATACACGCCGTCGTTGTCAGTTTGTGGTGGGTATTGGCTATGAAGATGATATCCAAAAAGCCAAAAATATCATTATGGCGATCTTAGACAAAGATCAATCGATCTTGAGTCAGCCTGCGTTTAGCGTGAATGTCAGCCAACTTGCAGACTTCTCAATTAATCTGACAGTAACGTGGTGGGTTGATACTCAAGAAACAACTACGGGTAACTCAATCAGTGCTGTACAAGAATATGTGATTGAAGCATTTGCTGAACATAGCATTTCAATTCCATACCCTGTTCAAGAAGTTAAAGTTTACCGTGGCGAAGGTGAAGATACTTCAGGTCGCGCTAAACAAACGACCTAA
- the acs gene encoding acetate--CoA ligase, which produces MKEIYPVPAEFKKTARTNEAEYFERYQKSIEDPDSFWAEQAQRLDWIKPFTQVKNTSFDKDNFKIEWFADGQLNLSANCLDRHLKEHPYKPAIIWEGDHPSRHKIISFAELHDETCRFANVLKKHGIRKGDRVVLYMPMISEAAIAMLACARIGAVHCVVFGGFSPDSLASRIEDSQAKMVITADSGMRGGKPIPLKENVDAALNIARTESVEHVMVVHRTGNSIEMKQDRDLWYHMEIMTVTDDCPPEPMNAEDPLFILYTSGSTGKPKGVLHTTGGYLTYVNSSFREVFDIKQDDVFWCTADVGWITGHSYVLYGPLSNGTTTVMFEGVPQYPTWARTGHIVDKHNVTILYTAPTAIRAMMREGDAFVRESDRSSLRLLGSVGEPINPEAWNWYYSVVGESRCPVVDTWWQTETGGFMISPLPGATDLKPGSATRPFFGVKPAIVDADGKELEGAVEGNLVIKDSWPGQMRTIWGDPERFIEAYFSTYPGTYFTGDGARRDEDGYYWITGRVDDVLNVSGHRLGTAEIESALVAHEAVAEAAVIGMPHDIKGQGICAFVTLQAGVESTDLLRRELIHWVRKILGPIATPDALHWAPALPKTRSGKIMRRILRKIAANELDSLGDTSTLAEPQVVDQLIEEVKRNS; this is translated from the coding sequence ATGAAAGAGATCTACCCAGTACCTGCGGAATTTAAGAAAACAGCGCGTACCAACGAAGCTGAGTACTTTGAACGCTATCAAAAATCTATTGAAGATCCTGACAGCTTTTGGGCTGAACAAGCGCAGCGTTTAGATTGGATTAAACCATTTACTCAGGTTAAAAATACCAGTTTTGATAAAGACAATTTTAAAATTGAATGGTTTGCAGATGGTCAATTGAACCTGAGTGCCAACTGTTTAGACCGCCATCTTAAAGAACATCCTTATAAACCTGCGATTATTTGGGAAGGCGATCATCCTTCACGTCATAAAATCATTTCTTTTGCTGAATTGCATGATGAAACTTGCCGTTTTGCCAATGTATTGAAAAAACATGGCATTCGCAAAGGCGATCGCGTTGTGCTTTATATGCCGATGATTTCAGAGGCTGCAATTGCCATGTTGGCATGTGCACGTATTGGTGCCGTGCATTGCGTAGTATTTGGAGGATTCTCACCTGATTCATTGGCCAGCCGTATTGAAGACAGCCAAGCGAAAATGGTGATTACTGCCGATTCTGGCATGCGTGGTGGTAAGCCAATTCCACTGAAAGAAAACGTTGATGCTGCTTTGAATATTGCAAGGACAGAGTCAGTTGAACATGTGATGGTGGTTCACCGTACAGGCAATTCGATTGAGATGAAGCAAGATCGTGACCTTTGGTATCACATGGAAATTATGACAGTCACTGATGACTGTCCACCTGAACCCATGAATGCTGAAGATCCGCTCTTTATCCTGTATACCTCAGGTTCGACTGGAAAACCCAAAGGGGTCTTACATACCACAGGTGGTTATCTGACTTATGTCAACTCAAGCTTCCGAGAAGTGTTTGATATAAAGCAAGATGATGTGTTCTGGTGTACCGCAGATGTTGGCTGGATTACAGGGCATTCCTATGTGTTGTATGGACCGCTCTCCAATGGAACGACTACGGTCATGTTTGAAGGTGTACCACAGTATCCAACATGGGCACGTACAGGACATATCGTCGATAAACACAATGTCACGATTTTATATACCGCACCGACAGCCATTCGCGCCATGATGCGTGAAGGTGATGCATTTGTACGTGAAAGTGATCGCAGTAGCTTACGTTTGCTGGGTTCAGTAGGTGAACCGATTAACCCTGAAGCATGGAACTGGTATTACTCAGTGGTCGGTGAAAGCCGTTGTCCTGTTGTAGATACGTGGTGGCAGACAGAAACCGGCGGTTTTATGATTAGTCCATTACCAGGTGCAACCGATTTAAAACCAGGTTCAGCAACACGTCCATTCTTTGGGGTAAAACCTGCGATTGTCGATGCAGATGGCAAAGAGCTTGAAGGCGCTGTAGAGGGTAATTTAGTCATTAAAGATTCATGGCCGGGCCAGATGCGAACCATCTGGGGTGATCCTGAACGCTTTATTGAAGCTTATTTTTCGACCTATCCGGGCACCTATTTTACTGGTGATGGTGCACGTCGTGATGAAGATGGCTACTACTGGATTACAGGGCGTGTTGATGACGTTCTCAATGTCTCAGGGCATCGATTGGGTACAGCCGAAATTGAAAGTGCGTTAGTTGCCCATGAAGCTGTTGCTGAAGCTGCCGTCATCGGGATGCCGCATGACATTAAAGGGCAAGGTATTTGTGCCTTTGTGACCTTACAAGCTGGTGTTGAAAGTACAGATTTATTGCGCCGTGAACTCATTCATTGGGTTCGAAAAATTCTGGGTCCAATTGCAACGCCTGATGCTTTGCACTGGGCGCCTGCGTTACCGAAAACCCGCTCAGGGAAAATTATGCGCCGTATTTTAAGAAAAATTGCTGCCAATGAACTGGATAGTTTAGGGGATACCTCAACTTTGGCTGAGCCGCAAGTGGTGGATCAATTGATTGAAGAAGTGAAACGCAATAGTTAA
- a CDS encoding acyl-CoA dehydrogenase family protein: MNARSPNLELSAVEIAEKLAAEFAKTAAQRDKQGGNPKHERDLIRQSGLLGLSIPKAFGGQGADWRTIFKTIQTIARVDSSLAHVYGFHHLLIATVELFSQAEQYAPWFKQTAEQNLFWGNTLNPLDRRTTATQVSENEFIFHGDKSFCSGSMDSDILLCSGYNEAGKLLIGVIPTAREGVSFLGDWNNMGQRQTDSGTSHFEQVKVFKDELLLNPGPLSTPYSSLRPLIAQLIFVHMFLGVAEGAFDVAKDTVQTQKAWSKSLAEQAVNDPFTQKHFAEFYVQLEGVRLLANKAIQTLQQAWDIGADLTAAQRGEVSIAIATAKIAATNTSLYITQNIFQVMGARATTAKLNLDRFWRNVRTQTLHDPVDYKYQEIGEWVLTGKVPDPSFYS, translated from the coding sequence ATGAATGCACGATCACCTAATTTAGAATTATCCGCTGTTGAAATAGCAGAAAAACTAGCAGCAGAATTTGCGAAAACTGCTGCACAGCGTGATAAACAAGGGGGCAACCCGAAACATGAGCGTGATCTGATTCGTCAAAGCGGTCTGCTAGGATTATCTATTCCTAAAGCATTTGGTGGTCAGGGGGCAGATTGGCGAACGATTTTTAAAACCATTCAAACCATTGCCCGTGTTGATAGCTCATTGGCACATGTCTATGGCTTCCATCACTTACTCATTGCGACGGTTGAACTTTTTTCTCAAGCTGAACAATACGCACCGTGGTTTAAACAAACTGCCGAACAGAATCTATTCTGGGGAAATACTTTAAACCCTTTGGATCGACGTACCACAGCGACCCAAGTGTCTGAAAATGAATTTATTTTCCATGGAGATAAAAGTTTCTGTTCAGGTTCAATGGATTCGGACATTTTGCTGTGTTCAGGATATAACGAGGCAGGAAAATTACTCATTGGGGTGATTCCTACCGCACGCGAAGGCGTGAGTTTTCTTGGTGATTGGAACAATATGGGACAGCGCCAAACGGACAGTGGTACCAGTCATTTTGAACAAGTCAAAGTGTTTAAAGACGAACTACTTTTAAATCCTGGGCCGCTTAGTACACCGTATTCAAGCTTACGTCCGCTTATTGCTCAATTGATATTCGTGCATATGTTCTTGGGTGTGGCGGAAGGTGCTTTCGACGTGGCAAAAGATACAGTCCAAACGCAAAAGGCATGGTCGAAGTCACTTGCGGAGCAGGCGGTAAATGATCCATTTACCCAAAAACATTTTGCTGAATTTTATGTGCAACTTGAAGGGGTACGTTTGTTAGCAAACAAAGCGATTCAAACTTTGCAGCAGGCGTGGGATATAGGTGCTGATTTGACTGCGGCACAGCGTGGTGAAGTCTCTATTGCAATTGCGACGGCCAAAATCGCCGCGACCAATACCTCGCTCTATATCACGCAGAATATCTTCCAAGTTATGGGGGCTCGTGCAACCACCGCGAAATTAAACTTAGACCGTTTTTGGCGTAATGTACGGACCCAAACCTTGCACGACCCTGTAGATTATAAATATCAGGAAATTGGTGAATGGGTACTGACAGGTAAAGTGCCTGATCCAAGTTTTTATTCTTAA
- the tnpA gene encoding IS200/IS605 family transposase → MTEIYKNRHSAFNLHVHLVFITKYRKKILGELHHKYFIECASEICKEFDAELKECNGEADHVHMLIQYPPTVQLSKLVNNLKSVTSRRMRNEFLDLRGSYAKPVLWSRSYFAGSCGGAPLDIIKKYIENQQG, encoded by the coding sequence ATGACAGAAATATATAAAAACCGACATTCAGCCTTTAATTTGCATGTACATTTAGTGTTTATTACTAAGTACAGAAAGAAAATTCTAGGTGAGTTGCATCATAAGTATTTTATTGAGTGTGCATCTGAAATCTGCAAAGAGTTTGATGCGGAATTAAAGGAGTGTAATGGTGAAGCTGACCATGTTCACATGCTTATTCAGTACCCACCGACAGTTCAACTCAGTAAATTGGTAAATAACTTAAAATCAGTAACAAGCAGAAGAATGAGAAATGAGTTTTTAGATTTACGTGGTAGTTACGCAAAACCTGTTTTGTGGTCACGCTCATATTTTGCAGGGTCTTGTGGTGGCGCACCTTTGGATATTATTAAAAAATACATTGAAAACCAACAAGGTTAA